In Turicibacter sanguinis, a genomic segment contains:
- the accB gene encoding acetyl-CoA carboxylase biotin carboxyl carrier protein has translation MNQKQEREVRDVTKTDYLNQVLQLMERFTESEMTGLQLEVDGLKLNLKKEVKEIVQNIASTPMVQPVIEVSPVSQTQVMTTAPIETTLPKEQTNIQEVKAPLVGTFYGSNAPGAKAFVSVGDQVKKGQPLCIIEAMKVMNEIESPCDGIIKEIKVTNEEAIGYDQVLMLIEV, from the coding sequence ATGAATCAAAAACAAGAACGTGAAGTTCGAGATGTGACGAAAACAGATTATCTAAATCAAGTCTTACAATTAATGGAAAGATTTACTGAAAGTGAAATGACAGGACTCCAACTTGAGGTTGATGGATTAAAACTGAATCTTAAAAAAGAAGTGAAAGAAATCGTTCAAAATATTGCAAGTACACCAATGGTTCAGCCAGTCATCGAGGTTTCACCAGTCTCTCAAACTCAGGTAATGACAACAGCCCCAATTGAAACAACACTTCCAAAAGAACAAACAAACATTCAAGAGGTTAAAGCGCCACTTGTTGGGACATTCTACGGTTCGAATGCACCGGGAGCAAAAGCCTTTGTATCAGTTGGAGATCAGGTTAAAAAAGGACAGCCGCTTTGCATTATTGAAGCCATGAAGGTTATGAATGAAATTGAATCTCCATGTGATGGAATCATTAAAGAAATTAAAGTAACAAATGAAGAAGCGATTGGATATGATCAAGTTTTAATGCTAATCGAAGTTTAA
- a CDS encoding acetyl-CoA carboxylase biotin carboxylase subunit, translating into MLRKILIANRGEIAVRIIRACKEMGIETVAIYSTADNRGLHVDLADEAICVGPTKIQDSYLNINNILSAAISTGCDAIHPGFGFLSENSTFASLVEELGLKFIGPKGSIIDNMGNKSKAREMMIAANVPVVPGSDGLIESIEQGKRVAKEIGYPVLVKASAGGGGRGMRVINSEDEFEDLFQTAKLEAKMSFGDDSMYMEKFIENPRHIEFQILADQFGNVVHLYDRDCSVQRRNQKVIEEAPSPVLDELTRQKMGEIAVLAAKTVGYENAGTIEFLLDKHQNFYFIEMNTRIQVEHPITEMITGIDLIKEQIKIASNLPLSFTQEDIKINGHAMECRINAENPSLNFKPSPGTVETFNIPSGFGVRVDTSVYQGYTIPPFYDSMVGKLIVHGANRCEAIAKMKRSLEELVVDGIDTNIDFQYAIMEHKNFIDNKYDTSFIQKHMHELEG; encoded by the coding sequence ATGCTTAGAAAAATTTTAATTGCTAACCGTGGTGAAATTGCAGTTCGTATTATCCGTGCATGTAAAGAAATGGGAATTGAAACAGTTGCTATTTATTCAACGGCTGATAATCGCGGATTACATGTTGACTTAGCAGATGAGGCAATTTGTGTAGGTCCAACAAAAATTCAAGATAGCTATTTAAATATTAATAATATTTTGAGCGCTGCTATCTCAACGGGATGCGATGCGATTCATCCTGGTTTTGGATTTTTATCAGAAAATAGTACCTTTGCTTCATTAGTTGAGGAATTAGGACTAAAATTTATTGGTCCAAAAGGATCCATCATTGATAATATGGGAAATAAATCAAAAGCTCGTGAAATGATGATAGCTGCTAATGTACCTGTTGTCCCTGGAAGTGATGGGTTAATTGAATCTATTGAGCAAGGAAAACGGGTGGCAAAAGAAATTGGTTATCCAGTCTTAGTTAAAGCTTCTGCAGGTGGTGGTGGACGTGGAATGCGTGTTATCAACTCGGAAGATGAATTTGAAGATTTATTCCAAACGGCTAAACTTGAAGCAAAAATGTCATTTGGAGATGATTCGATGTATATGGAAAAATTCATTGAGAATCCAAGACATATTGAGTTTCAAATATTAGCTGATCAATTTGGGAACGTCGTGCACCTTTATGATCGAGATTGTTCAGTTCAAAGACGCAATCAAAAAGTCATCGAAGAAGCTCCATCTCCAGTATTAGATGAGCTAACACGTCAAAAAATGGGGGAAATAGCAGTTCTGGCGGCTAAAACGGTTGGATATGAAAATGCCGGAACAATTGAGTTTCTCCTAGATAAGCATCAAAACTTTTATTTTATTGAAATGAATACTCGAATTCAAGTTGAGCATCCAATCACGGAAATGATTACAGGCATCGATTTAATTAAAGAACAAATTAAAATTGCATCTAATTTACCTCTATCTTTCACACAAGAGGATATTAAAATTAATGGTCATGCCATGGAGTGTCGTATTAACGCTGAAAATCCATCTCTTAACTTCAAACCCTCTCCTGGAACAGTAGAAACATTCAATATTCCAAGTGGATTTGGTGTTCGAGTTGATACATCTGTTTATCAAGGCTACACGATTCCACCATTTTACGATTCAATGGTTGGAAAACTTATTGTTCATGGTGCTAATCGTTGTGAAGCTATCGCTAAAATGAAACGTTCACTTGAAGAGTTAGTAGTAGATGGAATTGATACAAATATAGATTTTCAATATGCCATTATGGAACATAAAAACTTTATAGATAACAAATATGATACAAGCTTTATTCAAAAACACATGCATGAATTGGAGGGATAG
- the accD gene encoding acetyl-CoA carboxylase, carboxyltransferase subunit beta produces the protein MGFFLQRQKKSKPVAKKRDINDGIYTKCETCKEVLPVKQLHANLHVCPKCEFHHRMSAMTRIESLVDEGTFKELNQKLISKNPLSFPGYEKKINNLMEENQINEAVVTGIAKLDGQTVAIGVMDSYFMMASMGSVVGEKVTRLIETATSKKLPLVLVCASGGARMQEGMYSLMQMAKTSAAIAKHNEAGLLYISVLTQPTMGGVTASFATLGDIILAEKGAAIGFAGRRVVEQTIKQSLPEHFQTAEFLQEKGLVDKVVNRKELKQTLSTIIKWHEGSEN, from the coding sequence ATGGGTTTTTTCTTACAGCGTCAAAAAAAATCTAAACCAGTTGCTAAGAAACGAGATATAAATGATGGAATTTATACAAAGTGCGAAACCTGTAAAGAAGTTCTTCCAGTCAAACAACTTCATGCTAATTTACACGTCTGTCCCAAATGTGAATTTCATCATCGAATGTCAGCAATGACTCGAATTGAATCATTAGTAGATGAAGGGACTTTTAAAGAATTAAATCAAAAACTGATTTCTAAAAATCCATTATCATTTCCTGGATATGAAAAGAAAATCAATAATTTAATGGAAGAAAATCAAATAAATGAAGCTGTTGTTACAGGAATTGCAAAACTGGATGGACAAACGGTTGCTATCGGTGTCATGGATAGCTACTTTATGATGGCAAGTATGGGATCAGTTGTCGGGGAGAAGGTTACAAGGTTAATCGAGACTGCAACATCAAAAAAACTGCCATTAGTATTAGTCTGCGCTTCAGGTGGAGCGAGAATGCAAGAAGGAATGTATTCATTAATGCAGATGGCTAAAACATCAGCAGCCATCGCTAAACATAACGAAGCAGGATTACTTTATATCAGTGTATTAACCCAACCAACAATGGGAGGCGTTACAGCTTCTTTTGCAACGCTCGGTGATATTATATTAGCCGAAAAAGGGGCAGCTATTGGATTTGCAGGACGTCGAGTTGTTGAGCAAACCATTAAACAATCATTACCTGAACATTTTCAAACAGCAGAATTTTTACAAGAAAAAGGACTTGTGGATAAAGTCGTTAATCGAAAAGAGTTAAAACAAACACTGTCAACTATCATTAAATGGCACGAAGGGAGCGAAAATTGA
- a CDS encoding acetyl-CoA carboxylase carboxyltransferase subunit alpha, with protein sequence MSILDFEKKVAEIESRLSEISTDNQAEVKELQQQLHLYKNRAYNNLTAWDHVVLARHPKRPKVRDYINYIFDDFIEFHGDRLYGDDAAIIGGIAKIGPHVVTVIGHQKGNTTAENIECNFGMPHPEGYRKALRLMKQAEKFNRPIITFIDTPGAYPGPEAEERGQGHAIAECLRDMSNLKTSTLSIVIGEGGSGGALALGVSDQIWMLQYAIYSILSPEGFASILYKDGSKAKEAAEVMKLTAQDYLSMGIIDHIIKEPIGGAHQFPQYVFDHLRDDLNNYLEQTKKLSIKQIQAKRYKKYRSIGEFDIIK encoded by the coding sequence ATGTCAATTCTAGATTTTGAAAAAAAAGTAGCTGAAATTGAATCACGTCTAAGTGAAATTTCAACTGACAATCAAGCGGAAGTCAAAGAATTACAACAACAACTGCATCTTTATAAAAATCGTGCTTACAACAATTTAACGGCATGGGATCACGTCGTTCTTGCCAGACATCCAAAACGTCCTAAGGTTCGTGACTACATCAACTATATATTTGATGATTTCATTGAGTTTCATGGTGATCGTTTATATGGAGATGACGCAGCCATTATTGGGGGGATTGCTAAAATCGGACCTCATGTGGTGACCGTTATTGGACATCAAAAAGGTAATACAACAGCCGAAAATATCGAATGTAACTTTGGAATGCCTCATCCAGAAGGATACCGTAAAGCGTTACGTTTAATGAAGCAAGCTGAAAAATTCAATCGCCCTATTATAACCTTTATAGATACACCGGGAGCTTATCCAGGACCCGAAGCTGAAGAACGTGGCCAAGGACATGCGATTGCTGAGTGTCTAAGAGATATGTCTAACTTAAAAACTTCAACCCTTTCTATTGTGATTGGTGAAGGAGGAAGTGGTGGAGCTTTAGCACTAGGGGTGAGTGATCAAATATGGATGCTTCAATATGCAATTTATTCAATCTTATCCCCAGAGGGATTCGCTTCAATTCTTTATAAAGATGGAAGTAAAGCGAAAGAAGCAGCTGAAGTGATGAAACTAACAGCACAAGACTACTTATCGATGGGAATTATTGACCACATCATCAAAGAGCCAATCGGAGGAGCCCATCAATTTCCACAATACGTGTTCGACCACTTAAGAGACGACTTAAATAATTATCTAGAACAAACTAAAAAATTATCAATTAAACAAATCCAAGCGAAACGGTATAAAAAATACCGCTCGATCGGAGAGTTTGACATCATAAAATAA
- a CDS encoding beta-ketoacyl-ACP synthase III — protein sequence MGIKVLGSGAYVPTSILSNKQLESIVETSDEWIKARTGIKNRHIATTENTVELAYQSAKQAIEHANIDPTEIGLIIVATFTPEQLTPSTACLVQAKLGLNDVKMIAFDLNAACSGFVYAMSVANQFLKSGAIKKALIIGAEVLSKIMDWDDRNTCVLFGDGAGAVVVEYDQDTTESFYLNSSGDERGVLTTTPIAVVNPLTDNQAEPIHFQMNGQEVFKFAIHAIKETIMELLEQANLTIDEINLIIPHQANKRIIDKVVKDLKVPSEKFFLNLDNYGNTSAASIPIALKEAIDTRHIKSGDKIMLIGFGGGKTWGGCMISL from the coding sequence TTGGGAATCAAAGTTCTTGGGAGTGGGGCCTACGTCCCGACATCTATTTTAAGTAATAAACAATTAGAATCCATCGTAGAAACAAGTGATGAGTGGATCAAGGCGCGTACAGGTATCAAAAATCGCCATATCGCTACAACAGAAAATACCGTTGAATTAGCCTATCAATCTGCAAAACAGGCCATTGAACATGCCAATATTGATCCAACTGAAATAGGTTTGATTATTGTCGCAACCTTTACACCAGAACAATTAACACCATCTACTGCTTGTCTAGTTCAAGCAAAGCTTGGGTTAAATGATGTAAAAATGATCGCGTTTGATTTGAATGCTGCATGTAGTGGATTTGTTTACGCAATGAGTGTAGCCAATCAATTCCTTAAAAGTGGTGCTATCAAAAAAGCACTTATCATAGGAGCGGAGGTCCTCTCTAAAATTATGGATTGGGATGACCGAAATACATGTGTTTTATTTGGAGATGGAGCGGGAGCAGTCGTAGTTGAATATGACCAAGACACAACCGAGAGCTTCTATCTCAACTCAAGTGGAGATGAACGTGGAGTCTTAACCACAACACCAATTGCTGTAGTAAATCCACTAACAGATAACCAAGCAGAACCTATTCATTTCCAAATGAATGGACAAGAAGTCTTCAAATTTGCGATACATGCTATTAAAGAAACAATTATGGAGCTATTAGAACAAGCAAACTTAACAATCGATGAAATCAATCTCATCATTCCCCATCAAGCCAATAAACGTATCATTGATAAAGTTGTTAAAGATTTAAAAGTTCCGAGCGAAAAATTCTTTTTAAACTTAGATAACTATGGAAATACATCAGCCGCTAGTATACCGATTGCCTTAAAAGAAGCAATAGATACTAGGCACATCAAATCAGGGGATAAAATAATGCTCATCGGATTCGGTGGCGGTAAAACATGGGGTGGATGTATGATCTCCCTGTAG
- the fabK gene encoding enoyl-[acyl-carrier-protein] reductase FabK: MSLTTLLNIKYPIIQGGMANISSAELVAAVSNAGGLGIIGSGGWDAPRLREEIRKCKQLTDKPFGVNLMLMNPHCDQLSEVIIEEGVKVVTTGAGSPGPYIEKWKAAKIKIIPVVASVALAKRMARLGVDAIIAEGTESGGHVGELTTMSLVPQVVDAVDIPVIAAGGIADGRGFMAAMALGASGVQIGTRFLTAKECPVHENYKLALIKAKDTDTVVTGRSVGVPVRCLKNPMTREYIALEKKGVSAEELEYLTLGSLRKAVLEGDTKSGSVMAGQVAGMLSKVQSVSEIIEDITNHASEVFKNLEVM; this comes from the coding sequence ATGTCTTTGACAACTTTATTAAATATAAAATACCCAATTATTCAAGGTGGAATGGCTAACATCTCATCAGCAGAACTAGTAGCAGCTGTTTCAAATGCTGGAGGACTTGGAATCATTGGTTCAGGTGGTTGGGATGCCCCACGCCTAAGAGAAGAAATTCGTAAATGCAAACAACTAACAGACAAACCTTTTGGTGTCAATTTAATGCTTATGAATCCGCACTGTGACCAACTATCAGAAGTTATTATTGAAGAAGGGGTTAAAGTAGTGACAACAGGAGCAGGAAGTCCAGGTCCATACATTGAAAAATGGAAAGCTGCCAAGATCAAAATTATTCCAGTTGTTGCCTCAGTTGCTTTGGCAAAACGTATGGCACGTTTAGGAGTAGATGCCATTATTGCCGAAGGAACGGAATCCGGTGGCCATGTTGGGGAGTTAACGACTATGTCATTAGTTCCACAAGTTGTCGATGCTGTGGATATCCCAGTTATTGCAGCGGGAGGAATTGCGGATGGTCGTGGATTTATGGCGGCTATGGCTCTTGGAGCAAGTGGCGTTCAAATTGGAACTCGCTTCTTAACCGCTAAAGAATGCCCAGTACATGAAAACTATAAACTAGCGCTAATCAAAGCAAAAGATACAGACACAGTCGTAACAGGACGAAGTGTTGGTGTTCCAGTTCGTTGTTTAAAAAATCCGATGACGCGTGAATACATCGCTCTTGAGAAAAAAGGAGTATCAGCCGAAGAATTAGAGTATTTAACACTCGGTTCACTTCGTAAAGCCGTTCTAGAAGGAGACACAAAATCAGGATCTGTCATGGCGGGACAAGTAGCAGGAATGCTTTCTAAAGTCCAATCCGTATCAGAAATTATAGAAGATATTACAAATCACGCATCAGAAGTTTTTAAAAATTTGGAGGTCATGTAA
- the fabD gene encoding ACP S-malonyltransferase encodes MGKVAFLFSGQGAQYVGMGKSLYEQNPTARQLFNQANDLLSFDLKELCFEDSQNLINQTAYTQPAIFTISQMALATLKEAGIKPDVVAGFSLGEYSALCAADVFSFTEGVELVAKRGELMGVASGDGKMAALLGLDVEKATALCSEASSKGVVELANLNCPGQIVIGGEAEAVNYACELAKGYGAKRALILPVSGPFHTSLLKETAQNFGQLLKMKNLNQPKLPIVLNVLGDFYHHDLSLIDLMIKQMATSVKWEASIKKMIEDGVDTFIEIGPGKTLSGFVKKIDRSVKILNVEDVASLEATIKALQN; translated from the coding sequence ATGGGGAAAGTTGCATTCTTATTCTCAGGACAAGGAGCACAATATGTCGGAATGGGGAAATCACTTTATGAACAAAACCCAACCGCACGTCAGTTATTCAATCAAGCCAATGACTTATTATCATTTGATTTAAAAGAATTATGTTTTGAAGATTCACAAAATTTAATTAATCAAACAGCTTATACACAACCAGCCATTTTTACAATTTCTCAAATGGCATTAGCTACTTTAAAAGAAGCAGGAATCAAACCAGATGTTGTAGCGGGATTTAGTCTAGGTGAGTACAGTGCGTTATGTGCAGCAGATGTTTTCTCGTTTACTGAAGGAGTGGAACTTGTTGCTAAAAGAGGAGAACTTATGGGAGTAGCATCAGGTGATGGAAAAATGGCCGCCCTACTTGGATTAGATGTTGAAAAGGCAACAGCTTTATGTAGCGAAGCTTCTTCAAAGGGAGTAGTGGAGTTGGCCAATTTAAACTGCCCAGGACAAATCGTGATTGGTGGAGAGGCCGAAGCTGTTAATTATGCTTGTGAATTAGCAAAAGGATACGGGGCAAAACGTGCCTTAATCTTGCCAGTTAGTGGACCTTTCCATACCTCTTTATTAAAAGAAACAGCCCAAAATTTTGGACAACTATTAAAAATGAAAAACTTAAATCAACCTAAACTTCCAATCGTTTTAAACGTGCTAGGAGATTTCTATCATCACGATTTATCACTAATTGACTTAATGATAAAACAAATGGCGACAAGTGTGAAATGGGAAGCAAGTATCAAAAAAATGATTGAAGATGGAGTAGATACCTTCATTGAGATTGGACCAGGTAAAACATTGAGTGGATTTGTTAAAAAAATAGATCGTAGCGTTAAAATTTTAAATGTAGAAGATGTGGCATCATTAGAAGCAACTATTAAGGCGCTTCAAAATTAA
- the fabG gene encoding 3-oxoacyl-[acyl-carrier-protein] reductase, protein MNLSGKVALVTGGSRGIGAAIVLKLASLGCDIALNYCGSKERAEAIAKQAESLGVKASVYQANVANYEEVESMTKAIIKDFGHLDIVINNAGITSDNLMMRMDEDSFDSVIDVNLKGTWNVCKSITRPILKQRSGVIINLSSVVGINGNVGQANYAASKAGVIGLTKSLAKEYASRNVRVNAVAPGYIKSDMTAKLSSDITDKVLENIPLGSLGEVEDIANAVAFLVSDQARYITGQVLVVDGGMAI, encoded by the coding sequence ATGAACTTATCAGGTAAAGTCGCATTAGTGACAGGAGGCTCTCGAGGAATTGGAGCAGCTATCGTCTTAAAATTAGCTTCACTTGGTTGTGACATTGCACTTAATTATTGCGGAAGTAAAGAACGTGCCGAAGCCATTGCTAAACAAGCTGAAAGCTTAGGTGTAAAAGCAAGCGTTTATCAAGCAAATGTTGCAAATTATGAAGAAGTTGAAAGCATGACGAAAGCTATTATAAAAGATTTTGGACATTTAGATATCGTGATCAATAATGCAGGAATTACATCAGATAATCTTATGATGCGTATGGATGAAGATTCATTTGATTCTGTTATCGATGTGAACCTAAAAGGAACATGGAATGTTTGTAAATCGATTACGCGTCCTATTTTAAAACAACGCAGTGGAGTAATTATCAACTTATCGTCAGTCGTTGGGATTAACGGAAATGTTGGACAGGCAAACTACGCTGCATCAAAAGCTGGGGTAATTGGGTTAACAAAATCATTAGCAAAAGAATATGCCTCAAGAAATGTTCGAGTTAACGCTGTTGCTCCAGGATATATCAAATCAGATATGACCGCAAAATTATCAAGTGATATTACAGATAAAGTATTAGAAAATATTCCACTTGGAAGCCTGGGTGAAGTAGAAGATATTGCAAATGCAGTTGCTTTTCTAGTTAGTGATCAGGCTCGTTATATCACAGGACAAGTATTAGTCGTAGATGGTGGAATGGCAATTTAA
- the fabF gene encoding beta-ketoacyl-ACP synthase II, with protein MSKRRVVVTGLGTVCPVGNNVETMWKNIQDGVCGIDEITHFDASDFKVKLAAEIKDLNVEEYINKKEAKRLDRFSQLAMIASKQAFEDSNLQTEELDAHRFGVILSSGIGGLQTIEEEKEKGMKKGYERVSPFFIPMAIGNLAAGNVAIMLGAKGACLDIVTACAAGTNSIGEAFKYIRDGYADIMLTGGAEASITPLGIGGFSSMKALTTSDDKNRASIPFDAQRNGFVMGEGAGVLILEEYEHAKKRGAKIYAEMIGYGVSCDAFHMTAPDSEANGAAACFEMALKDASLEPNQIDYINAHGTSTPLNDKLETLGIKKVFGKETKLMVSSTKGNTGHLLGAAGGVEAIITVKALQDGFVPATINYSQPDPECDLDIVPNVGRHQNIKYAMSNSLGFGGHNACIVFKKYE; from the coding sequence ATGAGTAAACGTAGAGTTGTAGTAACTGGACTTGGGACAGTTTGTCCTGTTGGAAACAATGTTGAAACAATGTGGAAAAACATTCAAGACGGAGTTTGCGGAATCGATGAAATCACTCACTTTGATGCATCAGATTTCAAAGTTAAATTAGCAGCAGAAATTAAAGACTTAAACGTTGAAGAGTATATTAATAAAAAAGAAGCAAAGCGTTTAGATCGCTTTAGCCAATTAGCGATGATTGCTTCAAAACAAGCATTTGAAGATTCAAACCTTCAAACAGAAGAACTTGATGCTCATCGTTTCGGAGTTATTTTAAGTTCAGGAATTGGCGGACTTCAAACGATTGAAGAGGAAAAGGAAAAAGGAATGAAAAAAGGATACGAACGTGTCTCACCATTCTTCATTCCAATGGCTATAGGAAACTTAGCAGCAGGTAATGTTGCCATTATGTTAGGTGCTAAAGGAGCATGTCTTGACATTGTGACAGCTTGTGCAGCGGGAACTAATTCAATTGGAGAAGCCTTCAAATATATCCGTGATGGTTATGCAGATATCATGTTAACTGGAGGAGCAGAAGCCTCAATTACACCACTTGGAATTGGTGGATTCTCTTCAATGAAGGCTTTAACGACATCAGATGATAAAAATCGTGCTTCAATTCCATTCGATGCACAGCGTAATGGATTCGTTATGGGAGAAGGAGCAGGTGTTTTAATTTTAGAAGAATACGAACATGCCAAAAAACGTGGAGCTAAAATCTACGCTGAAATGATCGGATATGGTGTAAGCTGTGATGCTTTCCACATGACAGCCCCAGATTCGGAAGCTAATGGTGCTGCTGCTTGTTTTGAAATGGCACTTAAAGATGCTTCACTTGAACCAAATCAAATTGATTACATTAACGCCCACGGAACATCGACACCACTGAATGACAAACTAGAGACACTTGGTATCAAAAAAGTCTTTGGTAAAGAAACAAAATTAATGGTTAGCTCAACTAAAGGAAATACAGGTCACTTACTTGGAGCAGCAGGTGGAGTAGAAGCTATCATCACAGTTAAAGCTTTACAAGATGGATTTGTTCCTGCAACAATTAACTATTCACAACCTGATCCAGAATGTGATTTAGATATCGTTCCTAATGTTGGACGTCATCAAAATATTAAATATGCCATGTCAAATTCATTAGGATTTGGTGGTCATAACGCATGTATCGTCTTTAAAAAATACGAATAA
- the fabZ gene encoding 3-hydroxyacyl-ACP dehydratase FabZ has product MVLNSNQIQEIIPHRYPFLLVDRIDELEPGKRALGVKCVSANEMQFMGHFPQQHVMPGVLIIEALAQVGAVAILSLEDNKGKIAYFAGIKSAKFRQKVIPGDILTLETELTKIKGSVGVGKAIAKLGDKVAVEAELMFAIG; this is encoded by the coding sequence ATGGTCTTAAATAGTAATCAAATTCAAGAAATTATCCCGCACCGCTATCCATTTTTATTAGTAGATCGAATTGATGAATTAGAACCAGGAAAAAGAGCCCTTGGAGTCAAATGTGTTTCAGCAAACGAAATGCAATTTATGGGACACTTTCCACAACAACACGTCATGCCTGGCGTCCTAATCATTGAAGCCTTAGCGCAAGTAGGAGCTGTTGCCATTTTAAGTCTTGAAGATAATAAAGGTAAAATTGCTTACTTTGCTGGTATCAAATCAGCAAAATTTCGTCAAAAAGTCATTCCAGGTGATATCTTAACTCTTGAAACAGAACTAACAAAAATAAAGGGAAGTGTTGGAGTTGGTAAAGCCATCGCCAAACTTGGAGATAAAGTAGCCGTCGAAGCAGAATTAATGTTCGCCATCGGATAA
- a CDS encoding histidinol-phosphatase translates to MEKTNYHTHTPRCLHAGGTETEYIEAAIENNMTILGFSDHAPYPDNRFGLRMQYEELDDYLQTIKNLKKQYKNQIEIRVGLEIEYDSEKKAYYEQLLNEKGVEYLVLGQHIYVSPNKEYINIYSLNNTEQYIEYAQTIKEAVQTGYFAFIAHPDVIFVNDLAWDQNCELASDIIIEAAIKTKTPLEFNANGLRRGIQAFCDEERYPYPHPKFWSKVAKTNIPVLINADAHHPSNIYDDKMELAYKLVDEWGLNLITDYI, encoded by the coding sequence ATGGAAAAAACAAATTATCATACACATACACCAAGATGCCTGCATGCGGGAGGGACAGAAACTGAATACATCGAAGCAGCTATCGAAAATAACATGACCATTCTAGGATTCTCAGACCATGCTCCGTATCCAGATAACAGATTTGGATTACGAATGCAGTATGAGGAGCTCGATGATTATTTACAAACTATCAAAAATTTAAAAAAACAATATAAAAACCAAATTGAAATTCGTGTTGGCCTTGAAATTGAATATGATTCCGAAAAAAAAGCATACTATGAACAGTTACTTAATGAAAAAGGTGTCGAATACTTAGTGCTAGGACAACACATCTACGTCTCACCAAACAAAGAATACATCAACATCTATAGTCTAAACAACACAGAGCAATATATTGAATATGCTCAAACCATCAAAGAAGCAGTTCAAACTGGATATTTCGCTTTTATCGCACATCCGGATGTCATTTTTGTAAATGACCTTGCCTGGGATCAAAACTGTGAACTTGCATCAGACATCATCATAGAAGCTGCAATTAAAACAAAAACCCCATTAGAATTCAATGCCAATGGACTAAGACGAGGAATTCAAGCATTTTGTGATGAAGAAAGATACCCATATCCGCATCCAAAATTCTGGTCAAAAGTTGCAAAAACAAACATTCCCGTTCTAATTAACGCAGATGCACACCATCCAAGTAATATTTACGATGACAAAATGGAACTAGCTTATAAATTAGTAGACGAATGGGGACTAAACCTCATAACTGATTACATATAA